A region from the Limnochordia bacterium genome encodes:
- a CDS encoding extracellular solute-binding protein → MIEVFEARNPYIKINLNTIDPSIYYDRLAMSMAGSAGPDVFYLHDSKAAPYHYRGYTLDLEPFIAESGIERHDLWPAQIEAMSLDGNLHGLPFDMSVIALYYNERVFNEAGVGYPSSEWTWDNLFEAGRKFATGNNEEQNIGTSEPAKRR, encoded by the coding sequence GTGATTGAGGTGTTTGAGGCGAGAAATCCTTACATCAAAATTAATCTGAATACTATCGATCCATCTATATACTATGATCGCTTAGCGATGAGTATGGCTGGATCTGCTGGGCCCGATGTCTTTTACCTTCACGATTCTAAGGCAGCTCCCTACCATTACCGGGGATACACTCTTGATCTGGAGCCCTTTATTGCCGAAAGCGGTATCGAACGACATGATCTGTGGCCGGCCCAGATCGAGGCAATGTCACTGGATGGTAATCTACACGGTTTGCCCTTTGACATGTCGGTAATTGCACTGTATTACAATGAACGAGTCTTCAATGAGGCGGGAGTTGGCTATCCTAGTAGTGAGTGGACCTGGGATAATTTATTTGAGGCCGGAAGAAAATTTGCTACTGGTAACAATGAAGAGCAAAACATCGGGACTTCGGAACCTGCAAAAAGACGATAA